From a single Scylla paramamosain isolate STU-SP2022 chromosome 28, ASM3559412v1, whole genome shotgun sequence genomic region:
- the LOC135114884 gene encoding phosphatidylinositol polyphosphate 5-phosphatase type IV-like isoform X1, with translation MDSTSHNEGSSKKKGLARRAKNHTLSNSLSNLHVLEGKSDEKDDKLTSSNPLVVPLVTVTPSFPTLSPDTSSSASQRASDSPSDQQASPLRNLSRQGTAVVTLLPNKMNVSELSGQQQQQQQQQQHQQQQQHGDRRARGVQEDALSLDSAGLGHVPCSDPDFIRNTKSGVRGTQSCPMTASRNSICGGEHLDGQVTATMTSKTLKAGKDAPVGGALKKLSPLLSHRAQLVPPQVKRSSSMTRFTEALNQVHNVCLFPAQPASMVQKSEAQSEKSSSKSSASESEVNGSVPLTPLTASTSRTDQMHTQSPKLVRRTAFRETVKKHRKDSHESPVTCASPNPSGSVVFTLDPAEFDHSPSVSSPSCVSSDPPDSNCLENGFGAALPTTHTKQPSTSSKASGASSEMSDSSSRNVRSREKSHATEGKKARKKIGQRSVYILEADCGSPTLKHASSAPYSLMNDDDGVFEIEASYHHPALEQNRLNRSPSWYAYKIPRSPADSEHSEDHSVPAASLQGCRSASLDELNNIGVSYGLPIISPLDAKKKNYLFGGLNSLLGASELDRYFPNRTINLFIATWNMNGKEPPGNLEAFLLPDEMEHMPDMFVLGTQESGGSRSEWEVRLQATIGPSHVLFTSAIFGVLHLTIFLRRDLVWFCSVPEDATYSLRPGIAYKTKGGMAIGFQFFGTRMLFINSHLTAHEEKQALRIQNFRSISRSLDIPRLLPTKIKHKDVTHRYDCVFWLGDLNFRLAVNRDHVFERLKTDTPDTYQHLLQWDQLSQARKKGEAFAEFEEGTIHFPPTFKYDPGTDHYDTSSKQRVPSYTDRILFKSKRGDVNCISYASCPLFRTSDHKPVLGHFTCKIRPGRDDIPLAAGVFNREVYLEALRRRRRFLYQPALRNCPVQ, from the exons ATGGACTCGACCAGCCACAATgaaggaagcagcaagaagaagGGCTTGGCTAGGAGGGCTAAGAACCACACCTTATCAAACAGCTTGAGTAACCTGCACGTGCTTGAGGGAAAGTCTGATGAAAAGGATG ACAAATTAACATCTTCCAATCCACTTGTAGTTCCTCTAGTCActgtcactccctccttcccaacaCTTTCCCCAGACACCAGCAGCTCTGCCTCTCAGAGAGCATCAGACTCCCCTTCAGATCAGCAGGCATCACCTCTGCGCAACCTCAGCAGACAGGGCACGGCAGTAGTCACCCTCCTGCCCAACAAGATGAATGTATCAGAGCTCAgtggacagcagcagcagcagcaacaacagcaacaacaccagcagcaacagcagcatggGGACCGCAGGGCGAGGGGTGTTCAGGAGGATGCACTCTCCTTGGACTCTGCCGGTCTTGGCCACGTGCCGTGTAGTGACCCAGACTTCATTAGAAACACAAAGTCCGGTGTGAGAGGTACCCAGTCATGTCCAATGACAGCCAGCAGGAACTCCATCTGCGGAGGTGAGCATTTAGATGGGCAAGTCACTGCCACCATGACCTCCAAGACACTCAAGGCTGGGAAGGATGCCCCAGTTGGTGGTGCACTCAAGAAGCTGTCACCTCTCTTGTCCCACCGTGCTCAGCTGGTGCCCCCACAGGTGAAGCGCTCCAGCTCCATGACTCGCTTTACAGAAGCCCTCAACCAGGTGCACAATGTGTGTCTCTTCCCAGCACAGCCCGCCTCCATGGTGCAG AAGAGTGAAGCTCAGTCAGAGAAGAGCAGCTCCAAGTCTTCAGCTTCTGAGTCTGAGGTAAATGGGAGtgttcccctcacccccctcactGCCTCCACCTCTAGGACTGACCAGATGCACACTCAGTCTCCCAAGCTTGTGAGAAGAACTGCCTTTAGGGAGACTGTcaagaaacacagaaaagactCCCACGAATCCCCTGTCACTTGTGCATCCCCAAACCCTAGTGGCTCCGTTGTCTTCACCCTTGATCCTGCTGAGTTTGACCATTCACCAAGTGTGTCTAGTCCAAGCTGTGTTTCCTCTGACCCACCAGATTCCAACTGTTTGGAGAATGGGTTTGGTGCTGCTCTCCCTACCACCCATACTAAGCAACCTAGCACTAGTAGCAAGGCTTCAGGTGCCAGTAGTGAAATGTCAGACAGTAGCTCCAGAAATGTTAGAAGTAGAGAGAAGTCACATGCAACGGAAGGGAAAAAAGCCAGAAAGAAGATTGGCCAAAGAAGTGTATATATCCTTGAGGCGGACTGCGGTTCCCCTACCTTAAAGCATGCCAGTTCAGCGCCATACAGCctgatgaatgatgatgatggtgtgtttGAGATTGAGGCATCGTATCACCACCCAGCATTG GAACAAAACCGTCTCAACCGCTCCCCCTCCTGGTACGCCTACAAGATCCCCAGAAGTCCCGCTGACAGTGAGCACTCCGAG GATCATAGTGTTCCTGCAGCATCACTTCAGGGGTGTCGCTCAGCCTCTTTAGATGAACTCAACAACATTGGTGTCTCTTATGGCCTGCCTATTATTTCACCACTAGATGCCAAGAAAAA GAACTACCTGTTTGGGGGACTAAACAGCCTTCTCGGAGCCTCTGAGCTGGACCGCTACTTTCCCAACCGCACCATAAACCTTTTCATTGCCACCTGGAACATGAATGGCAAG GAACCTCCAGGAAATCTGGAAGCGTTCCTCCTCCCCGATGAGATGGAGCACATGCCAGATATGTTTGTTTTGGGGACACAGGAGTCAGGGGGAAGCCGCTCAGAGTGGGAG GTACGCCTGCAGGCAACCATCGGTCCCTCACATGTTCTCTTTACTTCAGCAATATTTGGGGTCCTGCACCTCACCATTTTTCTACGCAGGGACCTTGTTTGGTTCTGTTCAG TACCTGAGGATGCCACTTACAGCCTTCGTCCTGGCATTGCCTACAAGACCAAGGGTGGAATGGCTATAGGCTTCCAGTTTTTTG GAACAAGAATGCTCTTCATCAACTCTCATCTCACGGCTCATGAGGAGAAGCAGGCTCTAAGGATCCAAAACTTCCGCAGCATCTCTCGGTCTCTTGACATCCCTCGCCTCCTGCCCACCAAGATCAAGCACAAAG ATGTGACCCATCGCTATGACTGTGTCTTCTGGTTGGGTGACCTCAACTTCCGACTGGCTGTGAATCGTGACCATGTATTTGAGCGTCTGAAGACTGACACCCCTGACACTTATCAGCACCTCCTTCAGTGGGATCAACTCTCACAGGCCAGGAAGAAGG GTGAAGCTTTTGCTGAGTTTGAGGAAGGCACCATTCACTTTCCTCCAACATTTAAGTATGACCCAGGCACCGACCACTATGACACGTCCTCAAAGCAGCGCGTCCCATCCTACACCGACAGGATCCTCTTCAAA AGTAAGCGAGGGGATGTCAACTGCATCAGTTACGCTTCATGCCCCTTGTTTAGGACATCAGATCATAAACCTGTGCTGGGGCACTTTACCTGCAAGATCAGACCAGGGAGAGATGA CATTCCCCTGGCTGCCGGTGTCTTCAATCGTGAGGTTTACCTGGAGGCTCTGCGTCGACGGCGCAGGTTCCTGTACCAGCCGGCGCTGCGTAACTGTCCCGTACAGTAG
- the LOC135114884 gene encoding phosphatidylinositol polyphosphate 5-phosphatase type IV-like isoform X2, translating into MDSTSHNEGSSKKKGLARRAKNHTLSNSLSNLHVLEGKSDEKDDKLTSSNPLVVPLVTVTPSFPTLSPDTSSSASQRASDSPSDQQASPLRNLSRQGTAVVTLLPNKMNVSELSGQQQQQQQQQQHQQQQQHGDRRARGVQEDALSLDSAGLGHVPCSDPDFIRNTKSGVRGTQSCPMTASRNSICGGEHLDGQVTATMTSKTLKAGKDAPVGGALKKLSPLLSHRAQLVPPQVKRSSSMTRFTEALNQVHNVCLFPAQPASMVQKSEAQSEKSSSKSSASESEVNGSVPLTPLTASTSRTDQMHTQSPKLVRRTAFRETVKKHRKDSHESPVTCASPNPSGSVVFTLDPAEFDHSPSVSSPSCVSSDPPDSNCLENGFGAALPTTHTKQPSTSSKASGASSEMSDSSSRNVRSREKSHATEGKKARKKIGQRSVYILEADCGSPTLKHASSAPYSLMNDDDGVFEIEASYHHPALIPRSPADSEHSEDHSVPAASLQGCRSASLDELNNIGVSYGLPIISPLDAKKKNYLFGGLNSLLGASELDRYFPNRTINLFIATWNMNGKEPPGNLEAFLLPDEMEHMPDMFVLGTQESGGSRSEWEVRLQATIGPSHVLFTSAIFGVLHLTIFLRRDLVWFCSVPEDATYSLRPGIAYKTKGGMAIGFQFFGTRMLFINSHLTAHEEKQALRIQNFRSISRSLDIPRLLPTKIKHKDVTHRYDCVFWLGDLNFRLAVNRDHVFERLKTDTPDTYQHLLQWDQLSQARKKGEAFAEFEEGTIHFPPTFKYDPGTDHYDTSSKQRVPSYTDRILFKSKRGDVNCISYASCPLFRTSDHKPVLGHFTCKIRPGRDDIPLAAGVFNREVYLEALRRRRRFLYQPALRNCPVQ; encoded by the exons ATGGACTCGACCAGCCACAATgaaggaagcagcaagaagaagGGCTTGGCTAGGAGGGCTAAGAACCACACCTTATCAAACAGCTTGAGTAACCTGCACGTGCTTGAGGGAAAGTCTGATGAAAAGGATG ACAAATTAACATCTTCCAATCCACTTGTAGTTCCTCTAGTCActgtcactccctccttcccaacaCTTTCCCCAGACACCAGCAGCTCTGCCTCTCAGAGAGCATCAGACTCCCCTTCAGATCAGCAGGCATCACCTCTGCGCAACCTCAGCAGACAGGGCACGGCAGTAGTCACCCTCCTGCCCAACAAGATGAATGTATCAGAGCTCAgtggacagcagcagcagcagcaacaacagcaacaacaccagcagcaacagcagcatggGGACCGCAGGGCGAGGGGTGTTCAGGAGGATGCACTCTCCTTGGACTCTGCCGGTCTTGGCCACGTGCCGTGTAGTGACCCAGACTTCATTAGAAACACAAAGTCCGGTGTGAGAGGTACCCAGTCATGTCCAATGACAGCCAGCAGGAACTCCATCTGCGGAGGTGAGCATTTAGATGGGCAAGTCACTGCCACCATGACCTCCAAGACACTCAAGGCTGGGAAGGATGCCCCAGTTGGTGGTGCACTCAAGAAGCTGTCACCTCTCTTGTCCCACCGTGCTCAGCTGGTGCCCCCACAGGTGAAGCGCTCCAGCTCCATGACTCGCTTTACAGAAGCCCTCAACCAGGTGCACAATGTGTGTCTCTTCCCAGCACAGCCCGCCTCCATGGTGCAG AAGAGTGAAGCTCAGTCAGAGAAGAGCAGCTCCAAGTCTTCAGCTTCTGAGTCTGAGGTAAATGGGAGtgttcccctcacccccctcactGCCTCCACCTCTAGGACTGACCAGATGCACACTCAGTCTCCCAAGCTTGTGAGAAGAACTGCCTTTAGGGAGACTGTcaagaaacacagaaaagactCCCACGAATCCCCTGTCACTTGTGCATCCCCAAACCCTAGTGGCTCCGTTGTCTTCACCCTTGATCCTGCTGAGTTTGACCATTCACCAAGTGTGTCTAGTCCAAGCTGTGTTTCCTCTGACCCACCAGATTCCAACTGTTTGGAGAATGGGTTTGGTGCTGCTCTCCCTACCACCCATACTAAGCAACCTAGCACTAGTAGCAAGGCTTCAGGTGCCAGTAGTGAAATGTCAGACAGTAGCTCCAGAAATGTTAGAAGTAGAGAGAAGTCACATGCAACGGAAGGGAAAAAAGCCAGAAAGAAGATTGGCCAAAGAAGTGTATATATCCTTGAGGCGGACTGCGGTTCCCCTACCTTAAAGCATGCCAGTTCAGCGCCATACAGCctgatgaatgatgatgatggtgtgtttGAGATTGAGGCATCGTATCACCACCCAGCATTG ATCCCCAGAAGTCCCGCTGACAGTGAGCACTCCGAG GATCATAGTGTTCCTGCAGCATCACTTCAGGGGTGTCGCTCAGCCTCTTTAGATGAACTCAACAACATTGGTGTCTCTTATGGCCTGCCTATTATTTCACCACTAGATGCCAAGAAAAA GAACTACCTGTTTGGGGGACTAAACAGCCTTCTCGGAGCCTCTGAGCTGGACCGCTACTTTCCCAACCGCACCATAAACCTTTTCATTGCCACCTGGAACATGAATGGCAAG GAACCTCCAGGAAATCTGGAAGCGTTCCTCCTCCCCGATGAGATGGAGCACATGCCAGATATGTTTGTTTTGGGGACACAGGAGTCAGGGGGAAGCCGCTCAGAGTGGGAG GTACGCCTGCAGGCAACCATCGGTCCCTCACATGTTCTCTTTACTTCAGCAATATTTGGGGTCCTGCACCTCACCATTTTTCTACGCAGGGACCTTGTTTGGTTCTGTTCAG TACCTGAGGATGCCACTTACAGCCTTCGTCCTGGCATTGCCTACAAGACCAAGGGTGGAATGGCTATAGGCTTCCAGTTTTTTG GAACAAGAATGCTCTTCATCAACTCTCATCTCACGGCTCATGAGGAGAAGCAGGCTCTAAGGATCCAAAACTTCCGCAGCATCTCTCGGTCTCTTGACATCCCTCGCCTCCTGCCCACCAAGATCAAGCACAAAG ATGTGACCCATCGCTATGACTGTGTCTTCTGGTTGGGTGACCTCAACTTCCGACTGGCTGTGAATCGTGACCATGTATTTGAGCGTCTGAAGACTGACACCCCTGACACTTATCAGCACCTCCTTCAGTGGGATCAACTCTCACAGGCCAGGAAGAAGG GTGAAGCTTTTGCTGAGTTTGAGGAAGGCACCATTCACTTTCCTCCAACATTTAAGTATGACCCAGGCACCGACCACTATGACACGTCCTCAAAGCAGCGCGTCCCATCCTACACCGACAGGATCCTCTTCAAA AGTAAGCGAGGGGATGTCAACTGCATCAGTTACGCTTCATGCCCCTTGTTTAGGACATCAGATCATAAACCTGTGCTGGGGCACTTTACCTGCAAGATCAGACCAGGGAGAGATGA CATTCCCCTGGCTGCCGGTGTCTTCAATCGTGAGGTTTACCTGGAGGCTCTGCGTCGACGGCGCAGGTTCCTGTACCAGCCGGCGCTGCGTAACTGTCCCGTACAGTAG
- the LOC135114884 gene encoding phosphatidylinositol polyphosphate 5-phosphatase type IV-like isoform X7: MCVSSQHSPPPWCSCVAFTPPASVWQHTPPGMDPFPRIKRKSEAQSEKSSSKSSASESEVNGSVPLTPLTASTSRTDQMHTQSPKLVRRTAFRETVKKHRKDSHESPVTCASPNPSGSVVFTLDPAEFDHSPSVSSPSCVSSDPPDSNCLENGFGAALPTTHTKQPSTSSKASGASSEMSDSSSRNVRSREKSHATEGKKARKKIGQRSVYILEADCGSPTLKHASSAPYSLMNDDDGVFEIEASYHHPALEQNRLNRSPSWYAYKIPRSPADSEHSEDHSVPAASLQGCRSASLDELNNIGVSYGLPIISPLDAKKKNYLFGGLNSLLGASELDRYFPNRTINLFIATWNMNGKEPPGNLEAFLLPDEMEHMPDMFVLGTQESGGSRSEWEVRLQATIGPSHVLFTSAIFGVLHLTIFLRRDLVWFCSVPEDATYSLRPGIAYKTKGGMAIGFQFFGTRMLFINSHLTAHEEKQALRIQNFRSISRSLDIPRLLPTKIKHKDVTHRYDCVFWLGDLNFRLAVNRDHVFERLKTDTPDTYQHLLQWDQLSQARKKGEAFAEFEEGTIHFPPTFKYDPGTDHYDTSSKQRVPSYTDRILFKSKRGDVNCISYASCPLFRTSDHKPVLGHFTCKIRPGRDDIPLAAGVFNREVYLEALRRRRRFLYQPALRNCPVQ; this comes from the exons ATGTGTGTCTCTTCCCAGCACAGCCCGCCTCCATGGTGCAG CTGTGTGGCCTTCACGCCTCCAGCCTCAGTCTGGCAACACACTCCCCCAGGCATGGATCCCTTCCCTAGGATCAAGCGG AAGAGTGAAGCTCAGTCAGAGAAGAGCAGCTCCAAGTCTTCAGCTTCTGAGTCTGAGGTAAATGGGAGtgttcccctcacccccctcactGCCTCCACCTCTAGGACTGACCAGATGCACACTCAGTCTCCCAAGCTTGTGAGAAGAACTGCCTTTAGGGAGACTGTcaagaaacacagaaaagactCCCACGAATCCCCTGTCACTTGTGCATCCCCAAACCCTAGTGGCTCCGTTGTCTTCACCCTTGATCCTGCTGAGTTTGACCATTCACCAAGTGTGTCTAGTCCAAGCTGTGTTTCCTCTGACCCACCAGATTCCAACTGTTTGGAGAATGGGTTTGGTGCTGCTCTCCCTACCACCCATACTAAGCAACCTAGCACTAGTAGCAAGGCTTCAGGTGCCAGTAGTGAAATGTCAGACAGTAGCTCCAGAAATGTTAGAAGTAGAGAGAAGTCACATGCAACGGAAGGGAAAAAAGCCAGAAAGAAGATTGGCCAAAGAAGTGTATATATCCTTGAGGCGGACTGCGGTTCCCCTACCTTAAAGCATGCCAGTTCAGCGCCATACAGCctgatgaatgatgatgatggtgtgtttGAGATTGAGGCATCGTATCACCACCCAGCATTG GAACAAAACCGTCTCAACCGCTCCCCCTCCTGGTACGCCTACAAGATCCCCAGAAGTCCCGCTGACAGTGAGCACTCCGAG GATCATAGTGTTCCTGCAGCATCACTTCAGGGGTGTCGCTCAGCCTCTTTAGATGAACTCAACAACATTGGTGTCTCTTATGGCCTGCCTATTATTTCACCACTAGATGCCAAGAAAAA GAACTACCTGTTTGGGGGACTAAACAGCCTTCTCGGAGCCTCTGAGCTGGACCGCTACTTTCCCAACCGCACCATAAACCTTTTCATTGCCACCTGGAACATGAATGGCAAG GAACCTCCAGGAAATCTGGAAGCGTTCCTCCTCCCCGATGAGATGGAGCACATGCCAGATATGTTTGTTTTGGGGACACAGGAGTCAGGGGGAAGCCGCTCAGAGTGGGAG GTACGCCTGCAGGCAACCATCGGTCCCTCACATGTTCTCTTTACTTCAGCAATATTTGGGGTCCTGCACCTCACCATTTTTCTACGCAGGGACCTTGTTTGGTTCTGTTCAG TACCTGAGGATGCCACTTACAGCCTTCGTCCTGGCATTGCCTACAAGACCAAGGGTGGAATGGCTATAGGCTTCCAGTTTTTTG GAACAAGAATGCTCTTCATCAACTCTCATCTCACGGCTCATGAGGAGAAGCAGGCTCTAAGGATCCAAAACTTCCGCAGCATCTCTCGGTCTCTTGACATCCCTCGCCTCCTGCCCACCAAGATCAAGCACAAAG ATGTGACCCATCGCTATGACTGTGTCTTCTGGTTGGGTGACCTCAACTTCCGACTGGCTGTGAATCGTGACCATGTATTTGAGCGTCTGAAGACTGACACCCCTGACACTTATCAGCACCTCCTTCAGTGGGATCAACTCTCACAGGCCAGGAAGAAGG GTGAAGCTTTTGCTGAGTTTGAGGAAGGCACCATTCACTTTCCTCCAACATTTAAGTATGACCCAGGCACCGACCACTATGACACGTCCTCAAAGCAGCGCGTCCCATCCTACACCGACAGGATCCTCTTCAAA AGTAAGCGAGGGGATGTCAACTGCATCAGTTACGCTTCATGCCCCTTGTTTAGGACATCAGATCATAAACCTGTGCTGGGGCACTTTACCTGCAAGATCAGACCAGGGAGAGATGA CATTCCCCTGGCTGCCGGTGTCTTCAATCGTGAGGTTTACCTGGAGGCTCTGCGTCGACGGCGCAGGTTCCTGTACCAGCCGGCGCTGCGTAACTGTCCCGTACAGTAG